Sequence from the Methanocorpusculum vombati genome:
GACAGCAGCCTCTTTACCCGATCAAACGAACTGCGGCCGTATCTCCTCGCAAATCCGGCAATCAAGAACCGTGCAGAGCTCGGGTCAGCCATGGCGGTTGTTGACAACGAAAAACTTCTCGCATCGGGGGCCGAGGTTCTCTTCATGGGCGGCGCCAGCAGTTCACGGATTGAAGTTGCCGATGAGATCACCGCAAAGACCGGTATCCCGGTGGTGATGTTCTATGTCGGTGACTATGTCACCAAAGGGGATCAGATCCGTGAAACCCTCCGCATGCTCGGAAAGATTCTGCACGAGGATGCCCGCGCCGAAGAGATCATTGCCTACTTCGGATCCGTCGAGGATGACCTCAGGACCCGTGTCGTGAACGTATCTGACGCCGGGAAACCGACGGTGTATGTCTGCGGCATCTCCTACAACGGTGCCCACGGAGCAGACGGAACCGATCCGAACTATCTGCCGTTCACTCTGCTTGGCGCAAAGAACGTTGCCTCCGGCATCGGTGAAACCAGTCAGACCGGATACGCGAAAGTTGCCAAGGAACAGATCCTTGCCTGGGACCCGGACAGGATCTTTGTGGACTTGGGAACCCTGACCGCTGCGGAAGGCGGGGCGCTTGCCGAGTTCCGGAATGATCCCTCCTACGCAGGACTTTCAGCGGTCAAGAACGGCGAAGTGTATGCGGTCAACCCGCACACCTCGATGAACGTAAACCATGAGACCAGTCTTGCAAACGCCTACTACATCGGCAAAGTCCTCTACCCCGAACAGTTCGCCGACATCGATCCGGCAGCAAAGGCCGATGAGATCTACCGGTTCGTGGTTGGTGCTCCGGTGTATGAACAGCTGAAATCACATGTCCAGAACCTTTCCTATCAGAAAGTGGAGTTGTAGATCTCAAACTTTTTTTATCAGCTTATCTCTCCAAGGTGGAAATTTATGAATGATGCAAGTAGCGAATGGAATGAACAGTATACGAAACAGGAACAAAACATTTCCTATCTTTCCAGTGCAGATCACTTCTCCCTGCAAAAACATGTAGACCGTATGGTACGGGACATGAACAGTAAAACATTTTCACGGATACAAGAACAACTCTCCCTTCTTTCCTTCCCTGCCGGATCAACCGTGCTTGATATCGGATCCGGACCGGGAACCCTTGCCGTTCCTTTAGCGAAAAGAGGATGTAAAGTAACCGTCGTTGAACCATCCATACCAATGGTCTCCGCGATGAAAACCTACCTGCAAGAATCAGGAGTAACCACAGACATCCAGGTCATCCCCAAACTCTGGGAAGAAGTAAAACCCGAAGAAATTGGAGTATTTGACTATATCATCTCCTCATTTTCACTGGCAGTCCCCAACTTGTCCGATGCACTTGATAAAATGAACAACACGGCAAACCGGCAGGTACACATATTCTGGTTCTTGTCCAGTCCGCACTGGGAAACAGTACGCCGTGATCTCTGGCCAGAACTCTATGGAGAAGAGTTCATGGGAAAACCCCGATCCAATCTTGTCTGGAACACGCTGTATCAGAAAGGAATTATGGCGAATCTGACCGTACATCGCATGAAGACAGAATATATCTACACCTCAGAAGAAGAAGCACTGGCACACTATTGGGAACAGTTCCCCATAGTCAAAGAAGAACAAAAAGACATCATTGTGAATTATCTGAGAACACATCTAGTTCCCCTCAAAGATGGGAGGTATCAGTTCCCAGCATTAGAACACTATGCACACATATGGTGGGATATAATTTGATAAAACAACATTCACAGATTATTTGGTAATAAATGGAATTAAGGTTATGACAAGACCGGGCACATGTACGTATTAAAAAACTCATTTTTTCATACCAAATAGTATATATTTAATACTGTGGGCGAAGACATACTTTTATGGACAGAGGCTGGAAAAACTACTCTCTTCTTGGAATTACCTGTATGATTCTCCTCATCTGCTGCATCTCATCGGGATGTGTGGGAACGACAGGTACAGAAAATACCGGCGACACCATAACGATCACCGATGCGGCAGGTCGTGAAGTAACGATTCCGGATAATCCTCAAAAGATTGCAGTCAGTGGTTCGGGTGCTCTCAGGTATTTCGTTTATCTGAACGTCGAGCTGGACAGAGTTGTTATTGTAGACTATGGAGACAGCATGCTCAACAAACCCTCCAGAGAAATGCGCCCCTATATTCACGCACACCCAGAGATTCAAACAATTCCAGCTCTTGGCTCCCAGACACACGAAGTGGATCCCGAAAAACTTCTATCCTCAGGTGCCGATGTTCTCTTCCTCTCCATGTTCACTGCGACAAGAGAGAATGCCGATGAAATTCAGGATAAAACTGGAATCCCAGTAGTCATGTTCTACACAGGCGATTACATCACTGATAAAGATAAAATCCAGGACACCTTCCGTATGATAGGAAAAATCTTCCACAAAGAACAGCGTACTGAAGATCTCATAGCCTACTTTGACTCCATCACTACTGACCTTCAGTCACGCATTCCGAACATTTCAGAAGATGCAAAACCCACTGTCTACATTGGTGGTGTCTCTTATCGGGGATCTCACGGCATGGATGGGACAAACCCATACTACTACCCGTTCACTATACTCGAAGCGAAAAACATCGTAAGCGGCTATGGAACATCGGAAAGTATCGGATATGTACAGATCGCAAAAGAACAGCTTCTTGCTTGGGATCCTGACATAATCTTTGTTGATCTCGCCACTATTCAGGCTGCCGAAGGCGGTGCTGTGACGGAACTGAAGAATGATCCATCGTACCGGAATATGAAAGCGGTTCGAAATGGAGATGTGTATACGGTCAACCCGCATACCAGTTATGTTGTCAACTACGAGACCACACTTGCCAATGCATACTATGTAGGTAAAATTCTCTATCCGGAACAGTTCGCCGACATAGACCCTGAACAAAAAGCAGACGAGATTTATACCTATGTAGTAGGTGCCCCCGTCTATGAACAGCTGAAAGAAGATGTAAACGGGCTATCTTACCAGAAACTTGAGTTGTGACCCCATGAAAAAAATAATGAGTATTGGTATCCTGCTTGTGCTGATCACCGTATGTCTCACAGCAGGATGTATTCAGCCGTCAGACCCTCATGAAACTGAAACTATCACCATAACCGATGTCGCCGGGCGTGAGGTTGTCATACCCGCCGACCCGCAGCGGATCGCCGTGTCCGGATCCGGATCAACGCGGCTTGTTGCTTACCTTGGGGCCCTGGACCGTGTCGTTGCGGTTGACAGTCAGGACGGAAAAACAACACAGACCTCCGACCTCCGTCCGTACGGTCTTGCAAACCCCGGACTGCGGAACCTTCCGACGCTGGGAACCGCCAAAGGGCAGATCGATCCCGAACGGCTGCTTGCCGCATCCCCCGACCTGATCCTCAAGAGTGTAAGCGGAACCGATCTTGCGGGCGAAGCGGATGAACTTACCGCAAAGACCGGAATTCCTGTCGTGCTGTACGCGCAGTATGATCCCGGCACAAAACCGGACGAGTTCGCCGCAAACCTGCGGCTCTTAGGAAAAGTACTCGGCAAAGAGGAACGGGCCGAAGAGATTCTGAAATACTTTGATGCAATCAGAGAGGATCTCGCCAGCCGGACAAAGGACATTCCCGACGAAGGAAAACCGACGCTGTATGTGGGAGGAGTTGCATACTCCGGATCACACGGATTTTATTCCACCCAGCCGAACTATCTGCCGTTCCGCTACCTTAACGCACGGAATACTGCCGCAGGGGCGGATACCGGCACGGGCACGACGGAGAATGCAAAAGTTGCCAAGGAACAGATTCTTGCCTGGAACCCGGACATCATCTTTGTGGACCTTGCAACGCTGACCGCAGCGGGAGGCGGATCGATTGTGGAACTCTCGACCGATCCCTCCTACAACGCAATGACCGCCGTACAGACAGGGGAGGTGTATGCGGTTCTGCCCCATACTTCGATGGGTGCAAACTATGAGACTATCCTTGCGGATGCCTATTACATCGGCAAAGTTCTCTATCCCGAACAGTTCGCCGACATCGATCCGGCAGCAAAGGCCGATGAGATCTACCGGTTCGTGGTCGGTGCTCCGGTGTACGAACAGCTGAACGCGAATGTGAACAACCTGTCGTTCACGAAACTGGAGATTCCTCTCCTGTAACGGAGTATCTATGCAGCGGGAAAACAGATCTGCCCCGGAGCACTACCGGGCCTATGTGGGAAGAAAAATTACATTGATCCTCGCAGGCATTGTCCTTGCAGTCATCATGTTCTTTGTGTCGGTGTCGGTCGGAGCGGTATCCATTCCGATCCCCGACATTCTTGCAACCCTTCTCGGCGGTCAGGGAACAGGACTGTATGAACGTATCATCTGGAACATCAGAATCCCGCAGGCACTGACCGCAGTTGTTGCAGGTGCAGGCCTTGCCATTGCCGGTGTTGCCATGCAGTCGATTCTTAGAAATCCTCTTGCATCACCGTTCACGCTCGGTCTTTCCAATGCCGCAGCGTTCGGTGCTGCGATTGGTATTCTGATGTTCGGCGCAGGAACGACCGGCAGCAGCATCGCCGACGCCGTCGTCGTCAATAACCCGTATCTGACAACCATCTGTGCATTCCTCTTCAGCATGCTGACGACCGTGATCATCCTGCTGATTGCAAAGATGCGGTCGGCAACACCGGAGACGATGGTACTCGCAGGCGTTGCGATCAGTTCCCTGTTCAGTGCCGGGCTGATGGCGATTCAGTACTTCGTGGACGACACAAAGCTTGCATCCATTGTGTTCTGGCAGTTCGGCGACGTATCGCGATCCAGCTGGATGGAGCTTGGTATCATCACGGCTGTGGTGGTAGCGGCGTTTGCCTACATCCTGTTCAAACGCTGGGATTACAATGCAATCGACGCGGGAGACGAGACCGCACGCGGTCTCGGCGTGAACGTGGAACGGACCCGGCTCTTCGGCATGATAGCAGCATCCGTGATCAGTGCGGTGGTCGTGGCATTCCTCGGCGTCATCGGATTTGTCGGACTGGTCTGTCCGCACATGGTGCGGCGGGTAATCGGTGACGACCACCGGTTTTTGATTCCGGGAAGTTTCGTCTGCGGTGCGGTACTGCTGCTGATCTCAGACACGGTCGCACGTACTATGATCGCGCCGCATGTTCTGCCGGTCGCGGTTCTCACGGCGTTTCTTGGAGCGCCGGTGTTTCTGTATCTCATCATCAGGGGGCGGCGGATGTGAAGGAAGAATATCCCGAGCACAAAGAGCATCACGGACACCATGTCCACGAACACTCGCATATCGAAGGATACACGCATATCCACGAGCATTCGCATGACGTGCCGCACGAGCATCACGGAAACACCCCCGGAAAAGCGATCCTCACGGTGGAAGGCGTAGATTTTGAGTACCGATCCGATCCGGTTTTACAGGACATCACGGTAGGCGTTGCCCGGGGAGAAATTCTTGCGATTCTCGGACCGAACGGTGTCGGCAAGTCCACACTTCTGAAGTGTATGAACCTGATCCTGAAACCCAAGACGGGAGCAATTCTTCTGGAGGAGATGGACCTTACCAGGATGTCGGGCACAGAGATTGCACGAAACGTGGGATATGTTGCCCAGCGCAATGAGTCGGCACGGATGACGGTGTTTGACACGGTGCTTCTCGGCAGAAAGCCGCATCTCGGCTGGAAGGTAACGGAGAAGGATTATGAAATCGTGGAAGACGCCCTGCGGCGTCTCGGTCTTGCCGAGATGCAGCTGCGCTACATCGATGAGATCTCCGGCGGCGAACTGCAGCGGGTCTGCATCTGCCGGGCAATTGTACAGGAGCCGTCGGTCCTTCTGCTGGATGAACCGACATCGGCGCTGGATCTCTGCCGGCAGATGGCAATTCTCCGCGTCATCCGTGACGTGGTGGATCATCATAACGTGGCAACGATTATGACGATGCATGATCTCAATCTCGCCCTGCGGTTTGCCGACCGGTTCTTATTCATGAAGGACGGAAAAATCTATGCGGCATGTGACCGGAGCGGTGTTACGGCGGACATGATCGAGGCGGTGTACGGCATTGCAGTCGATATTGTGATGCACAATAATCTGCCGATGGTGGTGCCGAAGTAACCTCCGGCATTTTTTCATGCCGGTTTTTGTGCAGAAAATCTTTCAAAAAAATTACCGGAGAGGGTTTCTTACTCCCTGTTCTTTTTTGTTACACCCCGTACTTCTTCTGCAGCTCGGCAGACTTTCCCGAACTGATAAACTTGGAAATACCGTCGTTGATAAGACTCTGGAGAACAAAGTTTCCGTTGCTCATGGCAATACCAAACTCCTCAACACCCTCGTCGATAAAGACCGGCTTCATTATGGCCTTACTGGCAGCAGCCTTCATCTGTGCATCTCCCACAACAATGAAATCAACCTCACCTGAGGTTAACTTTGCAACCATTCCGCTGTGATCGGCCACCAGCGCAATTGATCCGTCTTTTATCTTCCGATTGTACACATCGGTTCCCAGATGCTTCTCAAGCCAGCTGGAATAGGTACTTTCATACACCACGGAAATCTTTGCGTCGGCCTTCTCGAAATCATCTTTCGTAAGCGGACTGTCGGGTCGTACCGCGACACCAATGCCGGAAATATAATACGGATTGGAGAACGCAACATACCTGAGCCGGTCGTCGGTAATTCCCATAGAGCTTGCCCACATATCAAGGTTGCCGGTGACGATCTCATTGAGGTTTCTCTTCCATGAAGTCGGTTTGAATGTAATGTCCAGACCTTCCTGCTCCGCAATCCACGTAACCATTTCAATGTCGAACCCGGTGTAGTTTCCGTCAGCTCCGACATACGTCCACGGCTCATTGGACTCATCGATTCCTACGGTGTAGATATCCTTCCGGTACTGGAGGTTGTATTTTTTGACGAGATCGGCAAACTCAGGGGTCTGCTGGATATTTTCGAATCCGGCGGTCAGTTTCTGATACAGATCGGTCTCATTCTTTCTCATGATAAACCCGATGCTCTTCGGTTCCCCGACAAATCCTAGGAACTTCAGCGGCTGATACGTATTCAGCTGGCTTCCCAGTGTCATCGTACCCGCAATTGCTGCATCCGCCTCACGTGAAAGAACGGAAAATGCAAGTTCATCGGCAGTAACTTTTATAATGATTTTTCCGTCAGCAACCATCGTATTATACGCATCACCGAAATGAGTCTTCAGCCACTCAACATAGACACTGTTATCAAAAACGGCTATGCTTGCGTTTCCGGCTAAAACATCATCGAGCGTCAGTCCCGAATCGGCACGTGCGATCACCAGATAACTGGTTGGCTCAAACGGCATTTCAACGAATACATACTTGTCTTCACGCTCGGGAGTAATGACAACTGCGCCGATGGTATCAATTTTGCCGTTGACAAGAGCCATTTCCCAGCCGGCATTCTCCGGAACATAATACGTGTAACTGAATCCCTGATCTGCTGCAATCATTTCGATCAGATCCATGTTGATGCCCTGGGGATTGCCGTCCTTGTCGATGTACTCCCAGGGAGACATGGCCGTATCGACGCCGATGACGTAGGCTTGTTTGCTGGTACTGTCAACACATCCCGCGGTGAACATGATCATGAGTACAGCGAGAAGTAAAATTCCGATTATAATTTTCTTTTTCATAACTATCGAACCTCGTAGTAGGGGGTCAGCAGATCTTCATACGTTCCGATTAAAACGGACGTAAGAACAAATTTCTCTTCACCGATCGGCTCTACCGATAAGAGCCATAAATCGACGTATCCGTCCCGTGTCTTGTTTGCAGTCAGATCAACCATGAATCCCCCGTATGACTTTGCAAGCATGATCTCTTTTCTGGTGGTCGAACCGCCGTACACATCAACATAATCCATTACAACCTCTCCGACAGTAGCGGGGTTCTTAATGGAAGCATACACAAACCCGTTGAAATCCATTATGGAAATCTCGTTTATCTCCGATTGAATAGAAGGAACAAAGTATCCTGCATCTGATCTGCTGGCGGTGTTGATCTCATACGCAACACTGTCGACACCTTCCTCTATTGCACGTCTGATGATCTCCCGGGAAACCGATACAACATCCTCTCTCTTCTGCTGGTCAACAATGAGGACATCGGTATCGGCAGAGAAGTACCCGAGAACAAAACAGTCGTCATCGAGAGGAAGAACATAGGAGTTACTGAACTGGGCTGCATTGGATGTTACGGTCCCTTCGATCGGGTATGCGTAGTAAACAAAACCTCCTCCGTGAAGGACGGTGTTCACCATTCCCTTGGTGTAGGCATATCCGTATGCACCGCGATTGTTGAGGAAGTTCAGCCCAGTCTGACCTTTGTACGGCGATGCAAGTACCTTTCCTTCCATGTCAAGGATATAGATAGGTGTTGAATAGTGCTGGGCATTTACCCGTGCAATGGCAGCCTCTTTTCCGAAGTTTGACGAGAATACAAACAGGTCGATCACATTGTCTATGGTCTCCGCTGTTGCGGGGGCAAATACCTTCTCCGTTGTTAACGGAGGCTTGTTGAGTTCCTGTATGAGATAGACTTTGTAGGTTCTCTTGTATGCAGGGATGTTTTTCCATGCGGTTATTTTTTCGGTGGTGAGACCGGAGTTGTAGGTATAGAATGCCCGGCTGGTATATTTGTACGCTCCTGATTTGTCTGTCTCGGGGAGAATGAGTGCCTGATCATCATAATACGGAGATTTTTCGGAGATTATGACACCAGTTGCTTCGGGTTTTGATGCGTACACTACTTTTCCGTCAGATTCATCGACAACAAAGAGGATGTAGTCAGCGTATGATTTCTCTTTGTGGATCATCATCGGGTGCTGGTTCAGTATGGCGTAGAAATCGTAGAGAATGATGAAGTATCCGATGTAGGTTCCGTTTCCGTCATGAACTGCGGCGGTGTCGAGTTCCTGATATCCTTTGTCGGGATTGAACACTGCGCTGTAATGTATGGTTCCGCCGGATGACTGAAACATCTGCTCGGTCGGGGTCGGTAAAAAGTTTCTATTTTCTTCGGCTATCGTGACGGGCACGCCAATGAATTCGTCGCTTACCGCATTGTAATAGACGAGGTTGCTCATCCATGGATTCTTTGCATAATAGTTCAGGGCAATATTTTCCCGGTCCGTATCCGTATCTGCGCCACTGAACTCTTCCGCAAGATTGTAGAGATCTATGGAAATGACACGGTCCAGATCGGATACATCCTGCGAAAAGTCAAGGATAGCTGTATTGAGATCGGCAGGCAGATCAGCAGGTTCTGTTTCAGGGATGTCTGTACTGCCCAGGTTAAGACATCCTGAGGAAAGGATGACAGCGAAGGTCATCAGCACCAGTACCAAAAGGATTCTGTTTCTACCACACCTGCAGAGCCCACTATTTCGATGTACGTCGCTCTTGATCATAACGTATCTTACTACTATGACTGTATATTGCCAATATTCTATTAAAAATGTTTTGACTTACAATGCTGTTTGAAAACACATCTATTTTTTTTTTGTAAAAATAAATCCAACCCACATTCCGATTACAAATTATCCGGAAATGCATGGGATGATACAGATTCCTGGAAAATTGTTTCAGCTCAGAACTGAGATGAGGGCGGACAGCTCCCGGCAAAAACAGAAAACAGGGGAGATTCGCGCGGTCCCGTACTTTTCGACAGGGTTACAAAATACCCTTCAGCGGTTTTCCTCTTCCGGGATGATTTCTCCGGAAGAGACGACACCGGCAACGCTTCCGCATTCTTCCCGGAGAAGGGAGTTCCGCCACCGTATCGATTTTACCGTGCCGTCACTGCAACGTACCGGACCGTGATACACCCGATCCTCAACATTCAGCATTCCGGACACCATCTGTTCAAACGCCGCAAGCCGACTTTCCCGCACGGTATCCGGAACGATCATCTCAAACCAGTTCCTGCCGATCAGATCAGCCTCGGTGTATCCGAGAAGTTTTGCGCCGTACCGGTTAATCATCTCGATTACTCCGTCACGACCAACAACAACCAGCATAACTCCCGCGACATCCAGATAACTCCGGGTACGATCGCGTTCCCGCTGAAGTTTCTCCTGTAACAGACAGCGGGAAGCAACCGTACTGATCTGGAATGCCGTTGACATCAGAATGCCGCGAAGCACGGTATCCGGCAGCTGCGGCGCGGTTGAACCAAGCACAATACAGGCAACCGTTCTGCTTTCGTGTACAATCGGCATGAGAACAAGGGATGCGGCATTGTCCATGATGGCGAGGGTTCCTTCCAGAAACAGCCCCATCCGGTACTGGTCAAAGATTGCCGGCTCACCTTTGCGGACAATGCGATCCACAATCGAGTCGCGGGGAATTGCCGGAGCAAACCGTCCTTTCCGGGACATGAACAGAACGTAGTCGTCAAAAATACTCCGCTGATACACGGCGACCGCTTCAAATCCGCTGATGTTCGGCAGCATCTCCATTGCCGGCCCCCAGATCTCCTGTGTACTGGAAATGCCTTCCAGCACAAACGCAAGTTCCCGCGTCAGCAGCTGACGATTCCGATCCGCGACTTCATCGGAGATGTCGGTTGCCATCGTCAGCAGATACTCGCGGTCCGCGGAAAGAACCATCGGCAGCACGCGTGCGGAGATGTAATGAACCGTCCCGTCCACCTCGACGCGATCCTCGGGGACGTTGACCGGTTTACGGAACGCCTTCACCTGATCATGGGCGTCGATCAGGTGACCGGAACCAAGACGGGAGAGAAGTTTGGAGGAGGTGAGACTCCGGATCTCGGACCGGCTCATGTGCAGAAACTGTTCTGCGGCAAGGTTGGAATAGACGATGGAATTTGTTTTCACATCGGTTACGATGATGATGCCCGGAATATTATCCATGACACCGTCAAGGAACAGCTTCCACCGTTTGACGCCCTGCTCGGCATTTCGGCGATCCGTGACGTTGCGCAGAGCCCCGTTATAGCCGAGGAACATGTTTGACTCCTCGTCAAGAACCACGGGGGTTCCGGAGAACTCGCAGTAGATGCGGGTCCCGTCTTTGCAGATAAACGGAAACTCAAGCAGGGTGAATCCGCTCTCACGGGATATTTCGGCGGTGAGTTCCCAGGAAAATCGTACTCCGGCACCGGGAGGCATGAAATCGGAGAACCGTCTGCCGAACATCTCGTTGGGGGAGTAGCCGCAGATGGTGGTAATCTGCGGACTGATATAGCGGATGATCGCATGTTCATCCACCGACCAGATACAGTCCTGCACCGTTTCAACGAGCCTGCGAAACATTGCTTCACTCTGTTCCAGAGCAGCCTCTGCGCGGACATGTTCGGTGATGTCATCGAGGACGACGGTGACACCCGGTTTTCCGTCGGCGAGAACCATAGGATAGATCTTCTGATCCAGATAATACTCCTGATTATTCCGGAATATCCGCAGTTCACCCCGGACGGTCTCTCCGCGAATGGCATGGCGGATCTGATCCGTGAGCATGTCACTGCAGAGCGGTTTTGCAGGGCCTTCATAGATGAGGGAGCCGGTAATCTCGTCGGAGGTTACGGACAAAAAGGAGAGCAGCGCCTCATTTACCTGAATGACGCGAAGATCCCCGTCAACCAGCAGCACCATCTCCGAGGAGAGATTCAGCATTGCAGAGACCGGGACGCGTTTGGAGATGAAGAAAACTTTTGCTTTGCCAAACGTTCGCATCTCTACCTGCCCGGAGACAAGAAGCGTATCCATGTAGCGTGCGATGGTGTTGCGGTTCAGGTGAGCGGCCTCTGCGATCTCCGTGACTGACATCCCGCGGGGATTGTCCTTGAGAAGAGAAAGAATATCGGAAAAATCGCCTGCCGACTCGTTCATTACTCATTTATTTGCCTTCGACGACTATAATGCTTTCTTCATGGCGTGGCCACTTCGCCCAACATCAATGCCATGCAATGACGAATAAATTTAAATAATATTGATGCGAATAGTATAGTAGCATCCGGTGCCAACAACACCGGATGCAGACAGACCTGTGGAACAAACGCAAGAAAAAAAACGTACGTGATTCCATGCAGTCACCGTTCAACCGGATACACCACACCACAGAAGTCCGGCAACGACTGACCACACCACACACCTCATCACACACACACCTACACACCAGCCAACGTGCGGGAGTTTGCGGGTCTGCCCCAATACAATATCCACCCCCCAAAACGGTTAATGACACACACGTACCACTCTCAAAACCCCCCAATTTTCCTTTTTAGATTTTTTTAAACCTGAAAACAGCATGCCGTTCGGAATTGTTTTGACGGCATCAAAAACAGCATCTGTAAAAAAAAAGTTACAGGTCAGGATTTTTGTAAGGATCGATCATCTCAATGCCGTGGGATTC
This genomic interval carries:
- a CDS encoding PAS domain S-box protein, which encodes MNESAGDFSDILSLLKDNPRGMSVTEIAEAAHLNRNTIARYMDTLLVSGQVEMRTFGKAKVFFISKRVPVSAMLNLSSEMVLLVDGDLRVIQVNEALLSFLSVTSDEITGSLIYEGPAKPLCSDMLTDQIRHAIRGETVRGELRIFRNNQEYYLDQKIYPMVLADGKPGVTVVLDDITEHVRAEAALEQSEAMFRRLVETVQDCIWSVDEHAIIRYISPQITTICGYSPNEMFGRRFSDFMPPGAGVRFSWELTAEISRESGFTLLEFPFICKDGTRIYCEFSGTPVVLDEESNMFLGYNGALRNVTDRRNAEQGVKRWKLFLDGVMDNIPGIIIVTDVKTNSIVYSNLAAEQFLHMSRSEIRSLTSSKLLSRLGSGHLIDAHDQVKAFRKPVNVPEDRVEVDGTVHYISARVLPMVLSADREYLLTMATDISDEVADRNRQLLTRELAFVLEGISSTQEIWGPAMEMLPNISGFEAVAVYQRSIFDDYVLFMSRKGRFAPAIPRDSIVDRIVRKGEPAIFDQYRMGLFLEGTLAIMDNAASLVLMPIVHESRTVACIVLGSTAPQLPDTVLRGILMSTAFQISTVASRCLLQEKLQRERDRTRSYLDVAGVMLVVVGRDGVIEMINRYGAKLLGYTEADLIGRNWFEMIVPDTVRESRLAAFEQMVSGMLNVEDRVYHGPVRCSDGTVKSIRWRNSLLREECGSVAGVVSSGEIIPEEENR
- a CDS encoding cache domain-containing protein: MVLVLMTFAVILSSGCLNLGSTDIPETEPADLPADLNTAILDFSQDVSDLDRVISIDLYNLAEEFSGADTDTDRENIALNYYAKNPWMSNLVYYNAVSDEFIGVPVTIAEENRNFLPTPTEQMFQSSGGTIHYSAVFNPDKGYQELDTAAVHDGNGTYIGYFIILYDFYAILNQHPMMIHKEKSYADYILFVVDESDGKVVYASKPEATGVIISEKSPYYDDQALILPETDKSGAYKYTSRAFYTYNSGLTTEKITAWKNIPAYKRTYKVYLIQELNKPPLTTEKVFAPATAETIDNVIDLFVFSSNFGKEAAIARVNAQHYSTPIYILDMEGKVLASPYKGQTGLNFLNNRGAYGYAYTKGMVNTVLHGGGFVYYAYPIEGTVTSNAAQFSNSYVLPLDDDCFVLGYFSADTDVLIVDQQKREDVVSVSREIIRRAIEEGVDSVAYEINTASRSDAGYFVPSIQSEINEISIMDFNGFVYASIKNPATVGEVVMDYVDVYGGSTTRKEIMLAKSYGGFMVDLTANKTRDGYVDLWLLSVEPIGEEKFVLTSVLIGTYEDLLTPYYEVR